A stretch of the Enterobacter mori genome encodes the following:
- the rcsD gene encoding phosphotransferase RcsD has protein sequence MSQTETTALSKFSLLPGSITRFFLLLIVVLLVTMGVMVQSAVNAWLKDKSYQIVDITHAVHKRIDTWRYATWQIYDNIAAAPATTTGEGLQETRLKQDVYYLEKPQRKTEALIFGSHDSATLEMTQRISTYLDTLWGAETVPWSMYYLNGQDNSMILISTLPLKDLSSGFKETTVGSIVDSRRAEMLQQANALDERESFSSLRRLAWQNGHYFTLRTTFNQPGHLATVVAFDLPINDLIPPDMPLDSFRLEPDNSTQNLRNPPDKEGAESVSISFNGSKIEIASSLNSTGMRLVWQVPFGTLLLDTLQNILLPLLLNIGLLALALFGYSTFRFQPGRQSDTSAVSAGTSNELRVLRALNEEIISVLPLGVLVHDQEANRTVMSNKIADHLLPHLNLQNITAMADQHQGVIQATINNELYEIRQFSSQVASRTQIFVIRDQDREVLVNKKLKQAQRLYEKNQHGRTAFMQNIGDAFKQPLKTLAAQAAGLNTPEGQQLTSQAESLVRMFDEIQLANMLENDIWKGTPTLFSIQDLIDEVVPEVLPVIKRKGLQLLINNRLPANDERHGDREALRRILLMLIQYSVTTTQIGKITLEVGTDESTEDRLTFRILDTGEGVTVSEIDNLHFPFLNDTQSDHYGKANALTFWLCDQLARKLGGHLNIKARESLGTRYSLHVKMAANPQEEDEERLLDDVVVMVDVTSNEIRNIVVRQLENWGAACITPDERLASQEFDLFLTDNPSNLTATGLLLSDDEPGVRKIGPGQLRVNFNISNAMQEAVLQLIEEQLAQEEIAESPLGGNENAELHASGYYSLFVDTVPDDVKRLYTESAANDFAALAQTAHRLKGVFAMLNLVPGKQLCETLEHLIREKDASGIEKYISDIDTYVKSLL, from the coding sequence ATGAGTCAGACTGAAACTACCGCCCTGAGCAAATTCTCCCTCCTTCCGGGGAGCATCACCCGTTTCTTTCTTCTATTGATCGTTGTGCTGTTGGTCACGATGGGGGTCATGGTTCAAAGTGCGGTCAATGCCTGGCTGAAGGACAAGAGTTACCAGATCGTTGACATCACCCACGCGGTACACAAACGAATCGACACATGGCGCTATGCGACCTGGCAGATCTACGACAACATTGCCGCCGCGCCCGCCACCACCACCGGGGAAGGATTACAGGAGACACGCCTTAAGCAGGATGTGTATTATCTGGAAAAACCTCAGCGTAAGACAGAAGCCCTGATTTTCGGTTCACATGACAGCGCAACGCTTGAGATGACGCAGCGCATTTCAACCTATCTTGATACGCTCTGGGGCGCAGAGACCGTGCCCTGGTCGATGTACTACCTGAACGGTCAGGACAACAGCATGATCCTGATCTCTACCCTGCCGCTCAAAGACCTCTCATCCGGATTTAAAGAGACGACGGTAGGCAGCATTGTGGATTCACGCCGCGCAGAAATGTTGCAGCAAGCCAACGCCCTGGATGAGCGCGAGAGTTTCTCCTCGTTGCGTCGTCTGGCCTGGCAAAATGGGCATTACTTTACGCTGCGCACGACGTTTAACCAGCCGGGACACCTCGCAACCGTGGTGGCATTCGATCTGCCGATCAATGACCTGATCCCGCCGGACATGCCGCTGGACAGCTTCCGCCTGGAGCCTGACAACAGCACACAAAACCTACGCAACCCGCCGGATAAAGAAGGGGCAGAGAGCGTCTCAATTTCATTTAACGGCTCAAAAATTGAAATTGCGTCATCGTTAAATTCAACCGGCATGCGTCTGGTGTGGCAGGTGCCGTTTGGCACCTTGCTGCTTGATACATTGCAAAACATCCTGCTGCCGCTGCTGCTGAACATCGGTTTGCTGGCGCTAGCGCTGTTTGGCTACAGCACGTTCCGCTTCCAGCCGGGACGTCAGAGTGACACATCTGCTGTATCTGCGGGCACCAGTAATGAACTTCGCGTATTGCGCGCTCTGAATGAAGAGATTATTTCGGTCCTCCCGCTCGGGGTGCTTGTTCACGATCAGGAAGCCAACCGCACGGTGATGAGCAACAAGATTGCCGATCACCTTCTGCCCCACCTCAATCTGCAGAACATCACGGCGATGGCGGACCAGCACCAGGGCGTGATTCAGGCGACCATTAACAACGAGCTGTATGAGATCCGTCAGTTCAGCAGCCAGGTTGCTTCCCGTACGCAAATCTTTGTTATTCGCGATCAGGACCGTGAAGTGCTGGTCAACAAAAAGCTCAAGCAGGCGCAACGGCTTTACGAGAAAAACCAGCATGGCCGCACGGCGTTTATGCAAAATATCGGTGATGCGTTCAAACAACCGCTAAAAACGCTGGCCGCTCAGGCTGCTGGTCTGAATACGCCAGAAGGCCAGCAGTTGACGAGCCAGGCCGAGTCGCTGGTACGTATGTTCGACGAAATCCAGCTTGCAAACATGCTGGAAAATGACATCTGGAAAGGCACCCCAACGCTCTTTTCTATCCAGGATCTCATCGATGAAGTGGTTCCGGAGGTGCTCCCGGTCATTAAGCGAAAAGGGCTGCAGTTGCTGATCAACAACCGCCTCCCGGCGAATGACGAGCGTCATGGCGATCGCGAAGCGCTGCGTCGGATCCTGCTGATGCTGATCCAGTATTCGGTCACGACCACCCAGATCGGCAAGATCACTCTCGAAGTCGGCACCGACGAATCGACGGAGGATCGCCTGACGTTCCGTATTCTGGACACTGGTGAAGGCGTCACGGTAAGTGAAATTGATAATCTGCACTTCCCGTTCCTGAACGATACCCAGAGTGACCACTACGGCAAAGCGAATGCCCTCACCTTCTGGCTGTGCGATCAGCTGGCACGTAAACTGGGCGGTCATCTGAATATCAAGGCGCGTGAATCCCTCGGCACACGCTACTCGCTTCATGTCAAAATGGCGGCGAATCCACAGGAAGAAGATGAAGAACGCCTGCTGGATGATGTGGTGGTGATGGTTGATGTAACCTCAAACGAGATCCGCAATATCGTGGTTCGCCAGTTAGAAAACTGGGGTGCGGCCTGCATCACGCCGGACGAAAGGCTTGCGAGTCAAGAATTTGATCTATTTTTAACTGATAATCCGTCTAATCTTACTGCCACAGGCTTGCTTTTAAGCGATGATGAGCCAGGCGTGCGAAAAATCGGCCCAGGCCAGCTGCGCGTCAACTTTAATATAAGCAATGCGATGCAGGAAGCTGTACTACAACTTATAGAAGAGCAACTGGCGCAGGAAGAGATAGCGGAATCACCGTTAGGCGGCAATGAAAATGCCGAGCTCCATGCCAGCGGATACTATTCACTCTTTGTTGATACAGTACCAGATGATGTTAAGCGGTTGTATACTGAGTCCGCTGCGAATGATTTTGCAGCGCTGGCACAGACAGCACACCGGCTTAAAGGGGTGTTTGCCATGCTTAATCTGGTTCCCGGCAAGCAGTTATGTGAAACGCTGGAACATCTAATTCGTGAGAAAGATGCCTCTGGCATTGAAAAATACATCAGCGACATTGACACCTATGTCAAGAGCTTGCTGTAG
- the rcsB gene encoding response regulator transcription factor RcsB, whose product MNNMNVIIADDHPIVLFGIRKSLEQIEWVNVVGEFEDSTALINNLPKLDAHVLITDLSMPGDKYGDGITLIKYIKRHFPDISIIVLTMNNNPAILSAVLDLDIEGIVLKQGAPTDLPKALAALQKGKKFTPESVSRLLEKISAGGYGDKRLSPKESEVLRLFAEGFLVTEIAKKLNRSIKTISSQKKSAMMKLGVDNDIALLNYLSSVTLSATDKD is encoded by the coding sequence ATGAACAATATGAACGTAATTATTGCCGATGACCATCCGATTGTACTGTTCGGTATTCGCAAATCACTTGAACAGATCGAGTGGGTGAATGTAGTCGGTGAATTTGAAGACTCTACAGCACTGATCAATAACCTTCCTAAACTTGATGCACACGTGCTCATTACCGACCTGTCCATGCCTGGAGACAAATACGGTGATGGGATCACGCTCATCAAATACATTAAACGTCACTTCCCGGACATCTCGATCATCGTTCTAACCATGAACAACAACCCGGCGATTCTGAGCGCTGTGTTGGATCTGGATATCGAAGGGATTGTGCTGAAGCAAGGTGCGCCAACCGACCTGCCAAAAGCGCTCGCAGCGCTGCAGAAAGGCAAGAAATTCACGCCTGAAAGCGTCTCCCGCCTGCTGGAGAAAATCAGCGCGGGTGGCTATGGCGACAAGCGCCTGTCTCCAAAAGAGAGCGAAGTTCTGCGTCTCTTCGCAGAAGGTTTCCTGGTAACCGAGATTGCCAAGAAGCTGAACCGCAGTATTAAGACCATCAGCAGCCAGAAGAAATCAGCAATGATGAAGCTGGGTGTGGACAATGATATTGCGCTGCTCAACTATCTCTCCTCCGTCACGCTGAGTGCAACTGACAAAGATTGA
- the rcsC gene encoding two-component system sensor histidine kinase RcsC encodes MKYLVSFRTTLKVSRYLFRALALLLWLLVALFSVFFIVNALHQKEAEIRQEFNLSSDQAQRYIQRTSDVMKELKYIAENRLTAENGILAIRGRNDKAEVPDFEPLFPDSDCSAMGSTWRGSLESLAWFMRYWRDNFSAAYDLNRVYLIGSENLCMADFGLRDMPVERDDALKSLHERIVKYRNAPQDERGNNIFWISQGPRTGVGYFYALTPVYLGNRLQALLGIEQTIRMENFFTPGSLPMGVTILDENGHSLISLAGPDNRLNVDPHWMQERSWFGYTSGFRELVLKKSLPPSSLSIVYSVPVDMVLERIRILILNAILLNIAVGVALFMLARMYERRIFIPAEADAQRLEEHEQFNRKIVASAPVGICILRTQDGTNILSNELAHNYLNMLTHEDRQRLTQIICGQQVNFVDVLTSTHTNLQISFVHSRYRNENVAICVLVDVSARVKMEESLQEMAQAAEQASQSKSMFLATVSHELRTPLYGIIGNLDLLQTKELPKGVDRLVTAMNNSSSLLLKIISDILDFSKIESEQLKIEPREFSPREVMNHISANYLPLVVRKQLGLYCFIEPDVPLTLHGDPMRLQQVISNLLSNAIKFTDIGCIVLHVCRVGDYLTIRVRDTGVGIPAKEVVRLFDPFFQVGTGVQRNFQGTGLGLAICEKLISMMDGDISVDTEPGMGSQFTIRIPLYSAQYPAKTTVDGLSDKRCWLAVHNASLNDYLTALLNHSGVRVCRYEGQTPDVDDMLIADDMLEHAWPGRGVIMFCRRHIGIPLERAPGEWVHSVATPHELLGLLARIYSVQLEDSDGATALPSPDALASMNDDMMILVVDDHPINRRLLADQLGSLGYQCKTANDGVDALNVLSKNHIDIVLSDVNMPNMDGYRLTQRIRQLGLTLPVVGVTANALAEEKQRCLESGMDSCLSKPVTLDVLKQTLSIYAERVRKTRI; translated from the coding sequence TTGAAATACCTCGTCTCCTTTCGTACCACGCTGAAAGTCTCTCGCTATCTGTTCCGGGCGCTGGCGCTACTGCTTTGGTTGCTGGTGGCCCTGTTCTCGGTGTTTTTCATCGTTAACGCGCTACACCAGAAAGAAGCGGAGATCCGCCAGGAGTTTAATCTTAGCTCCGATCAGGCCCAGCGCTACATTCAGCGCACCTCTGACGTCATGAAGGAGCTGAAGTACATTGCCGAGAATCGCCTGACGGCGGAAAACGGTATTCTTGCCATTCGTGGGCGCAATGATAAAGCCGAAGTGCCCGACTTTGAGCCCCTGTTCCCGGACTCTGACTGTTCCGCAATGGGCAGTACCTGGCGCGGCTCGCTGGAATCGCTGGCGTGGTTTATGCGCTACTGGCGTGACAACTTCTCCGCGGCCTATGACCTGAATCGCGTCTACCTGATTGGCAGCGAAAATCTCTGCATGGCCGATTTTGGCCTGCGCGACATGCCCGTAGAGCGCGATGACGCGCTGAAAAGCCTGCATGAGCGTATTGTGAAATACCGCAATGCGCCGCAGGACGAGCGCGGGAATAACATCTTCTGGATTAGCCAGGGCCCGCGCACGGGCGTGGGCTATTTCTATGCCCTGACGCCGGTGTATCTGGGCAACCGCCTTCAGGCGCTGCTGGGCATTGAACAAACCATCCGCATGGAAAACTTCTTCACGCCGGGCAGCCTGCCGATGGGGGTGACCATTCTCGATGAAAACGGTCATTCCCTGATCTCCCTCGCCGGGCCGGATAACCGTTTGAACGTTGATCCGCACTGGATGCAGGAGCGGTCGTGGTTTGGCTACACCTCCGGTTTCCGCGAGCTGGTGTTGAAGAAAAGTCTGCCGCCGTCGTCTCTCAGCATTGTCTATTCGGTGCCGGTGGATATGGTGCTCGAACGCATTCGTATCCTGATTCTGAATGCCATTTTGCTGAATATCGCGGTGGGCGTGGCGCTGTTTATGCTGGCGCGCATGTATGAGCGCCGGATATTTATTCCGGCAGAGGCAGACGCCCAGCGTCTCGAAGAACATGAGCAGTTCAACCGTAAGATTGTCGCCTCTGCGCCGGTGGGGATCTGTATCCTGCGCACCCAGGACGGCACCAATATCCTCAGTAACGAGCTGGCGCATAACTACCTGAACATGCTGACGCATGAGGACAGGCAGCGGTTGACGCAGATTATCTGCGGGCAGCAGGTTAACTTTGTTGACGTGCTGACCAGCACCCACACCAACCTGCAAATCAGCTTTGTGCATTCGCGCTATCGCAATGAAAACGTGGCCATTTGCGTGCTGGTTGATGTCTCCGCACGCGTGAAAATGGAAGAGTCGCTGCAGGAGATGGCGCAGGCTGCCGAGCAGGCCAGCCAGTCTAAATCCATGTTCCTTGCCACCGTAAGCCACGAGCTGCGCACGCCGCTTTACGGGATCATCGGTAACCTCGATCTGCTGCAGACGAAAGAGTTACCGAAAGGGGTTGATCGTCTGGTCACGGCGATGAACAACTCTTCAAGCCTGTTGTTGAAAATCATCAGCGATATTCTCGATTTCTCAAAAATTGAGTCCGAGCAGCTGAAAATCGAGCCGCGCGAGTTTTCCCCGCGCGAGGTCATGAACCACATTAGCGCCAACTATCTGCCGCTGGTGGTGCGTAAACAGCTGGGGCTGTACTGCTTTATCGAACCGGACGTGCCGCTGACGCTGCACGGCGATCCGATGCGCCTGCAGCAGGTCATATCCAACCTGCTGAGCAACGCCATCAAGTTCACCGATATCGGCTGTATTGTGCTTCACGTTTGCCGCGTAGGGGACTATCTGACTATCCGTGTGCGTGATACGGGCGTGGGTATCCCGGCGAAGGAGGTAGTCCGTCTGTTCGACCCGTTCTTCCAGGTCGGGACGGGCGTGCAGCGCAACTTCCAGGGCACCGGGCTGGGTCTGGCGATTTGTGAAAAGCTTATCAGCATGATGGACGGGGATATCTCCGTCGATACCGAACCGGGCATGGGAAGCCAGTTCACTATCCGGATTCCGCTCTACTCGGCGCAGTATCCGGCTAAAACGACGGTCGATGGGCTGAGCGACAAGCGCTGCTGGCTGGCGGTGCATAACGCTTCGCTCAATGATTATCTGACGGCGCTGCTTAACCACAGCGGCGTACGGGTATGCCGATATGAAGGCCAGACCCCGGACGTGGACGATATGCTGATCGCTGACGACATGCTGGAACACGCGTGGCCGGGAAGAGGGGTGATCATGTTCTGCCGTCGCCATATTGGTATTCCGCTGGAGCGCGCGCCGGGGGAATGGGTGCACAGCGTGGCGACCCCGCATGAGCTGTTAGGGCTATTGGCGCGCATTTACAGCGTACAGCTTGAAGACAGCGATGGCGCAACGGCACTCCCGTCACCGGATGCGCTGGCGTCGATGAATGACGATATGATGATTCTGGTGGTGGACGACCATCCGATTAACCGTCGCCTGCTGGCCGACCAGCTTGGCTCGCTCGGATATCAGTGTAAAACCGCCAACGATGGCGTCGATGCACTGAACGTGCTGAGTAAAAACCATATTGATATCGTGCTGAGCGACGTGAATATGCCAAATATGGACGGCTACCGTCTGACGCAGCGCATTCGTCAGCTTGGCCTGACGCTGCCGGTTGTTGGCGTGACGGCTAACGCCCTGGCGGAAGAGAAGCAACGCTGTCTGGAGTCTGGCATGGACAGCTGCCTGTCGAAGCCGGTGACGCTGGACGTATTGAAGCAGACGTTGTCTATCTACGCAGAACGCGTTCGAAAAACGAGGATATAA
- the gyrA gene encoding DNA topoisomerase (ATP-hydrolyzing) subunit A encodes MSDLAREITPVNIEEELKSSYLDYAMSVIVGRALPDVRDGLKPVHRRVLYAMNVLGNDWNKAYKKSARVVGDVIGKYHPHGDTAVYDTIVRMAQPFSLRYMLVDGQGNFGSVDGDSAAAMRYTEIRMSKIAHELMADLEKETVDFVDNYDGTERIPDVMPTKIPNLLVNGSSGIAVGMATNIPPHNITEVINGCLAYIDDEEISIEGLMEHIPGPDFPTAAIINGRRGIEEAYRTGRGKIYIRARAEVEADAKTGRETIIVHEIPYQVNKARLIEKIAELVKEKRVEGISALRDESDKDGMRIVIEIKRDAVGEVVLNNLYSQTQLQVSFGINMVALHHGQPKIMNLKEILSAFVRHRREVVTRRTIFELRKARDRAHILEALAVALANIDPIIELIRRAPTPAEAKAALIARPWELGNVAAMLERAGDDAARPEWLEPEFGVRDGQYYLTEQQAQAILDLRLQKLTGLEHEKLLDEYKELLEQIAELLHILGSAERLMEVIREELELVRDQFGDARRTEITANSADINIEDLINQEDVVVTLSHQGYVKYQPLTDYEAQRRGGKGKSAARIKEEDFIDRLLVANTHDTILCFSSRGRLYWMKVYQLPEASRGARGRPIVNLLPLEANERITAILPVREYEEGVNVFMATASGTVKKTALTEFSRPRSAGIIAVNLNEGDELIGVDLTSGSDEVMLFSAAGKVVRFKENAVRAMGRTATGVRGIKLAGEDAVVSLIVPRGEGAILTVTQNGYGKRTAESEYPTKSRGTQGVISIKVTERNGSVVGAVQVDDADQIMMITDAGTLVRTRVSEISVVGRNTQGVILIRTAEDENVVGLQRVAEPVDDEELDSIDGTVAEGDDEIAPEADTDEDAADDADE; translated from the coding sequence ATGAGCGACCTTGCGAGAGAAATTACACCGGTTAACATCGAGGAAGAGCTGAAGAGCTCCTATCTGGACTATGCGATGTCGGTCATTGTTGGCCGTGCGCTGCCGGACGTCCGCGATGGCCTTAAGCCGGTACACCGTCGCGTACTATACGCCATGAACGTATTGGGCAATGACTGGAATAAAGCCTATAAAAAATCTGCCCGCGTCGTGGGTGACGTCATCGGTAAATATCACCCGCATGGTGATACCGCCGTTTATGACACCATCGTCCGTATGGCGCAGCCATTCTCCTTGCGTTATATGCTGGTAGATGGTCAGGGTAACTTTGGTTCTGTTGACGGCGACTCCGCGGCGGCGATGCGTTATACGGAAATCCGTATGTCGAAAATCGCCCACGAGCTGATGGCCGACCTGGAAAAAGAGACCGTTGATTTCGTCGATAACTACGACGGCACCGAGCGCATTCCTGATGTTATGCCAACTAAGATCCCGAACCTGTTAGTGAACGGTTCGTCCGGTATCGCGGTCGGTATGGCAACCAACATTCCGCCACACAACATCACCGAAGTGATCAACGGCTGTCTGGCCTATATCGACGATGAAGAGATCAGCATTGAAGGGCTGATGGAACACATCCCGGGCCCGGACTTCCCGACGGCGGCGATCATCAACGGCCGTCGTGGCATTGAAGAAGCGTACCGCACCGGTCGCGGCAAGATTTACATCCGTGCCCGCGCCGAAGTGGAAGCGGACGCCAAAACCGGCCGTGAAACCATTATCGTTCACGAGATCCCGTATCAGGTGAACAAAGCGCGTCTGATTGAAAAAATCGCCGAGCTGGTAAAAGAAAAACGCGTTGAAGGCATCAGCGCGCTGCGTGACGAGTCTGACAAAGACGGTATGCGCATCGTGATTGAAATTAAACGCGACGCGGTGGGCGAGGTTGTGCTGAACAACCTGTACTCCCAGACTCAGCTTCAGGTCTCCTTCGGTATTAACATGGTTGCACTGCACCATGGCCAGCCGAAGATCATGAACCTGAAAGAGATCCTGAGCGCGTTCGTGCGCCACCGCCGTGAAGTGGTGACTCGCCGTACTATCTTCGAACTGCGCAAAGCCCGCGACCGTGCCCACATCCTTGAAGCACTGGCCGTTGCACTGGCAAACATTGACCCGATCATCGAGCTGATTCGCCGTGCGCCGACACCGGCGGAAGCGAAAGCAGCCCTGATTGCGCGTCCGTGGGAACTGGGCAACGTCGCCGCTATGCTGGAACGTGCGGGCGATGACGCTGCGCGTCCTGAGTGGCTGGAGCCTGAATTCGGCGTGCGCGACGGTCAGTACTATCTGACCGAGCAGCAGGCACAGGCGATTCTGGATCTGCGTCTGCAGAAACTGACCGGCCTTGAGCATGAAAAACTGCTCGACGAATACAAAGAGCTGCTGGAACAGATTGCTGAGCTGCTGCATATCCTGGGTAGCGCAGAGCGCCTGATGGAAGTGATCCGTGAAGAGCTGGAGCTGGTCCGCGATCAGTTCGGCGATGCGCGTCGCACTGAAATCACCGCCAACAGCGCGGACATCAACATCGAAGACCTGATCAACCAGGAAGACGTTGTGGTGACCCTGTCTCACCAGGGCTACGTGAAGTATCAGCCGTTGACCGACTACGAAGCACAGCGTCGTGGCGGTAAAGGGAAGTCTGCGGCACGTATTAAAGAAGAAGACTTTATTGACCGTCTGCTGGTGGCGAACACCCATGACACGATCCTCTGCTTCTCAAGCCGTGGTCGTCTCTACTGGATGAAAGTCTATCAGCTGCCGGAAGCAAGCCGTGGTGCGCGTGGCCGTCCAATCGTCAACCTGCTGCCGCTGGAAGCGAATGAACGTATCACCGCTATTCTGCCAGTACGCGAGTACGAAGAGGGCGTGAACGTCTTTATGGCGACCGCGAGCGGTACCGTGAAGAAAACCGCGCTGACCGAATTCAGCCGTCCGCGTTCGGCCGGTATTATCGCCGTGAACCTGAACGAAGGCGACGAACTGATCGGCGTGGATCTGACCTCCGGTTCCGATGAAGTGATGCTGTTCTCTGCCGCCGGTAAAGTGGTGCGCTTTAAAGAGAACGCGGTCCGCGCAATGGGCCGTACGGCAACAGGCGTTCGTGGGATCAAACTGGCGGGTGAAGACGCCGTTGTTTCCCTGATCGTTCCACGCGGCGAAGGGGCGATCCTGACCGTCACGCAGAACGGCTACGGTAAACGTACAGCGGAAAGCGAATATCCGACTAAGTCCCGTGGCACGCAGGGCGTTATCTCTATCAAAGTGACCGAGCGCAACGGTTCCGTTGTCGGCGCGGTGCAGGTGGACGATGCCGACCAGATCATGATGATCACCGATGCCGGTACGCTGGTGCGTACTCGCGTATCTGAGATCAGCGTGGTAGGCCGTAACACCCAGGGCGTGATCCTCATCCGTACAGCGGAAGATGAAAACGTGGTGGGCCTGCAGCGTGTTGCTGAGCCTGTGGATGACGAAGAACTCGACTCCATCGATGGTACGGTAGCGGAAGGCGATGATGAAATCGCGCCGGAAGCGGACACCGACGAAGATGCAGCGGATGATGCTGACGAGTAA
- the ubiG gene encoding bifunctional 2-polyprenyl-6-hydroxyphenol methylase/3-demethylubiquinol 3-O-methyltransferase UbiG, with product MNAEKSPVAHNVDHEEIAKFEAVASRWWDLEGEFKPLHRINPLRLGYIAERSGGLFGKKVLDVGCGGGILAESMARERATVTGLDMGFEPLQVARLHALESGIQVEYVQETVEEHAAKHAHQYDIVTCMEMLEHVPDPQSVVHACAKLVKPGGQVFFSTINRNGKAWLMAVVGAEYVLRMVPKGTHDVKKFIKPAELLSWVDQTWLKEQHITGLHYNPLTDKFKLAPGVDVNYMLHTTTKNT from the coding sequence ATGAATGCCGAAAAATCCCCGGTGGCTCACAACGTTGACCACGAAGAGATTGCCAAATTTGAAGCGGTGGCGTCCCGCTGGTGGGATCTCGAAGGTGAGTTCAAACCGCTGCATCGCATTAACCCGCTGCGTCTGGGCTATATCGCGGAGCGTTCCGGCGGTCTGTTCGGTAAGAAGGTGCTCGACGTCGGTTGCGGCGGCGGCATTCTGGCTGAGAGCATGGCGCGCGAAAGGGCCACCGTTACCGGCCTCGATATGGGCTTTGAACCGTTGCAGGTCGCCCGCCTTCACGCGCTGGAGTCCGGCATTCAGGTGGAATACGTGCAGGAAACCGTGGAAGAGCACGCGGCAAAACATGCCCATCAGTACGATATCGTGACCTGTATGGAGATGCTGGAGCACGTTCCAGACCCGCAGTCCGTGGTGCATGCCTGTGCAAAACTGGTGAAACCGGGTGGTCAGGTCTTCTTCTCGACCATCAACCGCAACGGAAAAGCCTGGCTGATGGCCGTTGTTGGCGCAGAATATGTGCTGCGCATGGTGCCCAAAGGCACGCACGACGTGAAGAAATTCATCAAGCCGGCGGAGTTATTAAGCTGGGTTGACCAGACGTGGCTCAAGGAGCAGCACATCACCGGCCTGCATTACAATCCATTAACGGATAAATTCAAGCTCGCACCGGGCGTAGATGTTAATTATATGTTGCACACAACCACCAAAAACACCTAA